One Chaetodon auriga isolate fChaAug3 chromosome 14, fChaAug3.hap1, whole genome shotgun sequence genomic window carries:
- the myo10l1 gene encoding unconventional myosin-X translates to MEAFFAEGARVWVREKEQLVPATVNSCGDGTLVITTDYGEVLYLQQAEVTRERVYAMHQSSIDGVEDMSALAELHEAAIMHNLYQRYQKDNIYTNIGSILAAVNPYKQIPGMYDAERVDLYSKHHLGELPPHIFAVANECYRCIWKRHDSQCVLISGESGAGKTESTKLLLQFLSMMSQKSAGTPPSEKSTRVEQAIVQSSPIMEAFGNAKTVYNNNSSRFGKFIQLHFSEGGNIQGGCVIDYLLEKNRVVRQNPGERNYHIFYALLAGANKEHKSLYFLEDPPESFHYLSQSGCLKDKSLNDKLLFNSVMEALKVLEFTEEEIRDMFKLLSGVLQLGNIEFMTAGGAQITTKQVVTDASELLGLDAFQLSEVLTQRSIILRGEEICSPLTIEQAVDSRDSVAMALYSQCFSWIILKINQKIKGKENFKSIGILDIFGFENFEVNRFEQFNINYANEKLQEYFNKHIFSLEQLEYNREGVQWDAIDWMDNAECLDLIEKKLGLLALVNEESRFPKGTDFTLLEKLHSRHSTNPYYVKPRLADHQFGIKHYAGEVLYDVRGILEKNRDTFRDDILNMLKDSRLDFIYDLFEKVGSRNNEEKMGTARRKPTVSSQFRDSLHALMATLSVSNPFFIRCIKPNMEKNPNVFDPEVVLNQLRYSGMLETVKIRRAGFPVRRTFKDFSSRYKIILKEKVPAADDKKRSTDLLTKYDKTKKEWQLGKTKVFMKESLEQRLEKDRDEVRRQAAMIIRAHLLTFSAKKHFKRVRSSVVTLQKHFRKHIQRRRFVKQRKAALVLQRHRRGQVARSRVRKLREEKKKKEEEQKKKDEEERKAMGDGEQKEVNEGEAKRPKSSEEKPSSSNEADQMEEILKLEREIERLQKKREDGVSQLCESSKQELQLRRDAELKRMKKEASRKATELIDLLNFGGVDPSLGAVAAKPAVEAKAASATRGTSKEEEVDEGFHAEEECIPLPDFPPPAETDAVLDQEIFAHLPPPPPAFAEGTVPPAPPPAPPLPIDGVPLAGIPPPPPLPPPGDGSAVVPPPPPPGEGEKGAKVEPERKVSMVESLGDGEEPIYSMPADTESDYDQEEEEGSVTAGDDSSVSGSNRGSAAVADEEHPRKSTCTNASIESYRGSSDSYADSDDEHDGMMDTDEEVTNGRVTLLNGNGPPYFHGYLYMKAGLMIPWRRRWCVLKDETFMWFRSKQESLKSGWLYKKGGGLSTLSRRNWKMRWFVLRDSKLMYYDNDSEEKLKGTIDIRAAKEIVDNHEKENALNIVTDERTYQVFAESPEDASGWFNVLSKVRVCTPEQLLEMSHEQANPKNAVGTLDVGLIDSVCASDNPDRPNSFVIITANRVIHCNSDTPEEMHHWISLLQKPKGDARIDGQEFLVRGWLQKEMKTNAKSTSLKLKKRWFVLTHNSLDYYKSSERNSSKMGTLVLNSLCSVIQPDERVHRETGYWNIIVYGRKHSYRLYTKMLNEAMRWTAAIQGVIDSKTPIETPTLQLIRDIKENSVNPDIVEQMYRRNPILRYTQHPLHSPLLPLPYGEVTSLQRQQGYASLQDEAVRVFNSLQEMETLADTVPIIQGILQTCQDLRPLRDEVYCQVIKQTNHVPQPNSPANRAHWHLLTCMSCTFLPSRAILRYLRFHLKRVRERFPGTDIERYASFIGESLKKTKTREFVPSQEEIAALLVRQEMSTTVYCHGGGSCKISINSHTTAGEVVEKLIRGLAMEESKNLFSLFEHNACTDRALESRVIVADVLAKFERLAGSEEEEEEGEWKLYFKLYCFLDVESMPKEGVEFAFMFEQAHESLISGHFPASEETLQHLAALRLQYLHGDGAGRAGWSLGTVYPIGRLRNRILHSTKPGVGAAGGAGGAGGGGPGDGKGTVGGQGGVPVGTEKRKTPSFLDGTLRRSFKTGSLKKQKVEEEQMLEMWVKEETSATRTSVLEKWTRLQGMPQHQAMLKYMSIIKEWPGYGSTLFDVECKEGGFPHDLWLSVSADNVSVYKRGEPKPLETFQYEHITFFGASQPCTYKIIVDEREMFFETPLVGEITKIMRAYINMMVKKRCSIMSVTSVSSSWVR, encoded by the exons GGGGCCCGTGTTTGGgtcagagagaaggagcagctgGTTCCCGCCACAGTCAACTCCTGCGGAGATGGAACCCTTGTCATCACGACCGACTATGGAGAG GTGTTGTACTTGCAGCAGGCCGAGGTTACCCGGGAGCGGGTGTACGCTATGCACCAGTCCAGCATCGACGGGGTGGAGGACATGTCAGCTCTGGCTGAGCTGCACGAGGCCGCCATCATGCACAACCTGTACCAGCGCTACCAGAAGGATAACATCTAT ACTAATATCGGCAGCATCCTGGCAGCCGTCAACCCCTACAAGCAGATCCCGGGTATGTACGACGCGGAGAGGGTGGACCTGTACTCCAAGCACCATCTCGGGGAGCTCCCTCCACACATCTTTGCCGTGGCTAATGAATGCTACCGTTGCATCTGGAAGCGCCATGACAGTCAGTGTGTCCTCATCAG TGGCGAATCAGGGGCAGGGAAGACTGAGAGCACTAAACTGTTGCTTCAGTTCCTGTCGATGATGAGCCAGAAGTCGGCCGGGACTCCCCCGTCAGAGAAAAGTACACGAGTGGAGCAGGCCATCGTTCAGAGCAG TCCGATCATGGAAGCGTTTGGTAATGCTAAGACTGTTTACAACAACAACTCCAGTCGCTTTGGGAAATTCATCCAACTTCACTTCTCTGAGGGCGGCAACATCCAGGGAGGCTGCGTCATCGACT ATTTACTGGAGAAG AACCGAGTGGTACGACAAAACCCTGGAGAACGAAACTACCACATCTTCTACGCTCTGCTGGCGGGAGCTAACAAGGAGCATAAAA GCCTCTACTTCCTGGAAGACCCTCCCGAATCTTTCCACTacctcagccaatcaggatgtCTGAAGGACAAGAGCCTGAATGACAAACTACTGTTTAACAGTGTTATG GAGGCGCTGAAGGTGTTAGagttcacagaggaggagatcagAGACATGTTTAAGCTGCTGTCAGGAGTCTTACAGCTGGGAAACATCGAGTTCATGACCGCCGGAGGAGCCCAGATCACCACCAAGCAAG TGGTCACTGATGCCAGCGAGCTGCTGGGCCTGGACGCCTTCCAGCTGTCTGAAGTCCTGACTCAGCGCTCCATAATcctcagaggagaggaaatctGCTCGCCACTCACTATAGAACAG GCCGTGGATTCCCGAGACTCTGTTGCAATGGCGTTATACTCCCAGTGTTTCTCCTGGATCATCCTCAAGATCAATCAGAAGATCAAAGGGAAGGAAAACTTTAAATCCATCGGCATCCTCGACATCTTCGGCTTTGAGAACTTTGAG GTGAATCGATTTGAGCAGTTTAACATCAACTACGCCAACGAGAAACTTCAGGAGTACTTCAACAAGCACATCTTCTCCCTGGAGCAGCTCGAGTACAACAG GGAAGGTGTTCAGTGGGACGCCATAGACTGGATGGACAACGCAGAGTGTCTTGACCTCATAGAGAAG aaACTGGGCTTGTTGGCATTAGTGAACGAAGAGAGTCGATTTCCCAAAGGAACCGACTTTACTCTGCTGGAGAAGTTGCACAGCAGACACTCT ACAAACCCTTACTATGTCAAACCCAGACTTGCTGACCATCAGTTCGGCATCAAACATTACGCCGGGGAG GTCCTGTATGATGTGAGAGGGATCCTGGAGAAGAACAGAGACACCTTCAGAGACGACATCCTGAACATGCTCAAGGACAGCAG ACTGGACTTCATCTATGACTTGTTTGAGAAGGTCGGCAGCAGGAACAATGAGGAGAAGATGGGAACGGCCAGACGCAAACCTACCGTCAGCTCCCAGTTCAGG GATTCCCTCCATGCTCTCATGGCCACTCTGAGTGTATCCAACCCGTTCTTCATTCGCTGCATCAAGCCCAACATGGAAAAG AATCCAAATGTGTTTGACCCGGAGGTCGTCCTCAACCAGCTGAGGTATTCCGGGATGTTGGAGACGGTGAAGATCCGTCGGGCAGGGTTCCCCGTCCGCAGAACTTTCAAAGACTTCTCCTCTCG GTATAAGATCATTCTGAAAGAGAAAGTACCAGCCGCTGATGATAAGAAGAGGAGCACAGACCTCCTGACCAAGTATGACAAGACCAAGAAAGAGTGGCAGCTTGGCAAGACCAAG GTGTTTATGAAAGAGTCACTGGAGCAGCGTTTAGAGAAAGACAGGGATGAAGTCCGACGCCAAGCTGCCATGATAATTCGAGCCCACTTACTCACTTTCTCCGCCAA GAAGCACTTCAAACGAGTACGCTCCAGCGTCGTCACCCTCCAGAAACACTTCAGAAAGCACATCCAACGCAGACGGTTCGTGAAGCAACGCAAGGCGGCGCtggtgctgcagagacacaggcGAGGTCAGGTGGCGCGTTCTCGAGTTCGAAAactcagagaggagaagaagaaaaaggaggaagagcagaagaagaaagacgaagaggagaggaaggcgATGGGTGACGGGGAGCAGAAGGAAGTGAATGAAGGAGAAGCGAAAAGGCCTAAATCGTCAGAGGAGAAGCCGTCTTCTTCG AATGAGGCCGACCAGATGGAGGAGATCCTGAAGTTGGAGCGAGAGATTGAGCGcttgcagaagaagagagaggacgGGGTGTCCCAGCTGTGTGAGTCCTCcaaacaggagctgcagctgcgcCGGGACGCGGAGCTCAAACGGATGAAGAAGGAGGCGTCCCGCAAGGCCACAGAGCTCATCGACCTCCTCAACTTTGGTGGCGTGGATCCTTCTCTGGGAGCAGTAGCAGCTAAACCTGCTGTAGAGGCGAAAGCTGCAAGTGCCACCAGGGGTACCtccaaagaggaggaggtggacgaGGGGTTTCATGCTGAGGAGGAGTGCATCCCTCTCCCTGacttccctcctcctgctgagacAGACGCTGTTTTGGATCAGGAAATATTtgctcacctccctcctcccccacctgCTTTTGCAGAGGGGACAGTGCCTCCTGCACCACCTCCCGCACCTCCTCTGCCCATAGATGGTGTGCCTCTCGCTGGAAtacctccccctcctcctcttcctccacctggAGATGGCTCCGCCGTTGTACCACCTCCGCCTCCCCCAGGAGAGGGCGAGAAGGGAGCCAAGGTGGAGCCGGAGAGGAAGGTGAGCATGGTGGAGAGCCTGGGGGACGGAGAGGAGCCAATCTACAGCATGCCGGCCGACACCGAGTCAGATTAcgaccaggaggaggaggaggggtccGTCACCGCCGGAGACGACAGCTCTGTATCGGGGAGCAACCGCGGGAGTGCCGCCGTGGCGGATGAGGAGCACCCGCGGAAGTCGACCTGCACCAACGCCAGCATCGAGTCCTACAGAGGCAGCTCTGACtct TACGCAGACAGTGACGATGAACACGATGGCATGATGGACACCGATGAAGAAGTGACTAATGGCAGAGTGACCTTGCTTAATGGAAACGGACCGCCATATTTCCACGGCTACCTCTACATGAAGG CTGGTCTGATGATCCCATGGAGGAGGCGCTGGTGTGTGCTGAAGGATGAAACCTTCATGTGGTTCCGGTCCAAACAAGAGTCTCTCAAGTCCGGCTGGCTCTACAAGAAGGGAGGAGGCCTCTCCACCCTCTCACGGAG AAACTGGAAGATGCGCTGGTTTGTACTGAGGGACAGCAAGCTGATGTACTACGACAACGACAGCGAGGAGAAGCTGAAGGGAACCATCGACATCCGAGCTGCCAA GGAGATCGTGGACAACCACGAGAAGGAGAACGCTCTGAACATTGTGACAGACGAGAGGACCTATCAGGTGTTCGCTGAGTCACCAGAGGATGCAAG TGGGTGGTTTAATGTGCTCAGCAAGGTGCGAGTGTGCACtcctgagcagctgctggagatgtCTCATGAACAGGCCAACCCGAAGAACGCTGTG GGAACTCTTGACGTGGGGCTGATTGACTCCGTTTGTGCTTCAGACAACCCTGATCG GCCCAACTCCTTCGTCATCATCACGGCCAACCGTGTGATCCATTGCAACAGCGACACACCGGAGGAGATGCATCACTGGATCAGTCTGCTGCAGAAACCCAAAGGAGACGCCAGGATAGACGGGCAGGAGTTCCTTGTCCGAG gctggctccaaaaggaGATGAAGACGAACGCTAAGAGCACCTCTCTGAAGCTGAAGAAGCGCTGGTTTGTTCTGACCCACAACTCCCTGGATTACTACAAGAGCTCAGAGCGAAACTCCTCCAAGATGGGAACTCTGGTCCTCAACTCCCTCTGCTCCGTCATTCAGCCGGATGAACGCGTGCACAGGGAGACAG GTTACTGGAACATCATCGTGTACGGTAGGAAGCATTCCTACCGCCTCTACACAAAGATGCTGAACGAGGCGATGAGGTGGACAGCTGCCATACAGGGAGTCATAGACAGCAAGACTCCCATAGAAAccccaactctgcagctcatcagAGACATCAAG GAGAACAGCGTGAACCCAGACATCGTGGAGCAGATGTACCGGAGAAACCCCATCCTCAGATACACCCAGCATCCCCTGCACTCCCCTCTACTGCCGCTCCCTTATGGAGAGGTCACCAGCT TACAAAGGCAGCAGGGCTATGCTAGTCTGCAGGATGAGGCCGTGCGAGTTTTCAACTCACTGCAGGAGATGGAGACTCTGGCAGACACGGTGCCCATCATCCAGGGCATCCTGCAGACCTGCCAGGACCTGCGCCCTCTCAGGGATGAG GTCTACTGTCAGGTGATCAAGCAGACCAATCATGTGCCTCAGCCTAACAGCCCAGCCAATCGGGCACACTGGCATCTGCTCACCTGCATGAGCTGCACCTTCCTACCCAGTCGAGCCATCCTCAGATACCTCCGCTTCCACCtcaagag GGTTCGTGAGCGCTTTCCCGGCACGGATATCGAGCGCTATGCCAGTTTTATCGGGGAATCCCTGAAGAAGACCAAGACTCGTGAGTTTGTTCCCTCCCAGGAGGAGATCGCCGCCCTGCTGGTGAGACAGGAGATGAGCACCACTGTCTACTGCCACGGAGGAGGCTCCTGCAAGATCTCCATCAATTCACACACCACAGCTGGAGAG GTTGTGGAGAAGCTGATCAGGGGTTTGGCCATGGAGGAGAGCAAGAACCTGTTTTCTTTGTTCGAACACAACGCCTGCACAGACCGAGCTTTGGAGAGCAGGGTGATTGTGGCAGATGTTCTGGCCAAGTTTGAAAG ACTGGCAggcagtgaagaggaggaggaggaaggagaatgGAAACTCTACTTTAAGCTGTACTGCTTCTTGGATGTGGAGAGCATGCCAAAGGAGGGAGTGGAGTTTGCTTTCATGTTTGAGCAG GCCCATGAGTCTCTGATAAGCGGTCACTTTCCGGCATCAGAGGAGACTTTGCAGCACTTGGCCGCTTTACGTCTCCAGTATCTGCACGGTGACGGAGCAGGTCGGGCCGGCTGGAGCCTGGGAACCGTTTATCCAATCGGACGTCTCCGCAATCGCATCCTCCACTCCACCAAGCCGGGCGTGGGAGCGGcgggtggagctggaggagctggcggaggaggaccaggagatGGGAAGGGCACGGTAGGAGGACAGGGAGGTGTCCCGGTCGGAACAGAGAAACGAAAGACCCCGAGCTTCTTGGATGGCACCCTGAGGAGAAGCTTCAAGACGGGTTCACTGAAGAAGCAGAAG GTGGAAGAGGAGCAGATGCTGGAGATGTGGGTGAAGGAGGAGACGTCCGCCACACGGACCAGTGTTCTGGAGAAGTGGACCCGGCTGCAGGGCATGCCTCAGCATCAGGCCATGCTTAAATATATGAGCATCATCAAGGAGTGGCCTGGATATGGATCTACCCTGTTCGATGTGGAG TGTAAAGAAGGTGGTTTCCCTCATGATCTGTGGCTGAGTGTGAGCGCTGATAACGTGTCAGTGTATAAACGAGGTGAACCGAAGCCACTGGAGACCTTCCAGTACGAACACATCACCTTCTTCGGGGCTTCACAGCCCTGCACCTACAAGATCATCGTGGACGAGAGGGAGATGTTCTTTGAGACGCCGCTG GTTGGGGAGATCACCAAGATCATGAGGGCCTACATTAATATGATGGTGAAGAAACGCTGCAGCATCATGTCAGTGACCAGCGTCTCCAGCTCCTGGGTCAGGTGA